The DNA segment GAACTCGTTGTTGGTGCCGTACGTGATGTCGGACGCATAGGCAGCGGCCTTCTGGTCGTGCGGCATCTGCGACAGGTTCACGCCGACCGACAGGCCGAGGAAGTTGTACAGGCGCCCCATCCACTCGGCGTCACGCTGGGCCAGGTAGTCGTTGACCGTGACAACGTGCACACCGCGGCCGGTAATGGCATTGAGGTACACCGGCAGCGTCGCGGTAAGGGTCTTGCCCTCGCCGGTGCGCATTTCAGCGATCTTGTTGTCGTTGAGCACCATGCCGCCGATCAGCTGGACGTCAAAGTGGCGCATCTTCATGATCCGCTTGCTGGCCTCGCGGCACACCGCGAAGGCCTCGGGCAGCAACGCCTCGAGCGACTCCCCGGCGGCGTGGCGCTGCCGGAAAATCTCGGTCATGCCACGCAGGTCGTCATCCGAAAGTGCCTCGAACTTCGGTTCCAGCGCATTGATCTGCGCGACGGTCCTGCCATATTGTTTGATCAGCCGTTCATTACGGCTGCCGAAGACTTTCTTGAGAAGGCCCGTGATCATCGATTGCTTTCACCTACGCGAGTGGTACGCCGCCGTGGTACGCACTAGGGCGGCCTAGCCGCCGGCTTGGCCGGCTGCCCAGGGCGGACCGCGCGAGGAAATAGGAAGATTGGCGCAAAACGCCGAGTTTATCACGCGCGCGGGTCACGACCGGAACCAAGCGGCAGGTGAAACGCTGCGCAAACCACACCACGCATCCCCCACCACTTGACGGCCCGGACACAACCCGCGCATCCAATCCTTCCGACATCGGGGCGACGCCCCGGTTCTTCAACGGACGAGATTGCGATCGGTGGGGTCCGGCGCCTGGGCAACCTGGGCTGGCGCTGGCTTGGCGATGGCCAGGAAGCGATTCGGGTTTTGCGGCACACCGTCCACATGCACCTCGAAATGCAGGTGCGCGCCGGTGGAGCGCCCGGTGGAGCCCACCAGGGCGATCTGCTGGCCAGGCTTGACGAGGTCGCCGGCCTTCACCTGCAGCTTGGACGCGTGCGCATAGCGGGTCTTCAGGCCGTTGCCGTGGTCGATGTCGATCAGGTTGCCATATTCCGGATGCCATTCCGCCGCGACCACCACGCCGCCGGCCGCCGCCACGATCGGGGTGCCCGTGGGTGCCGAAAAATCCACACCATCGTGCGGGGTACGGCGCCCGGTGAACGGATCGAAGCGCCAGCCAAAGCCGGATGCGTCGTAGCCGCTAGCCACCGGCAGCATGCGCGGGACACGGCGGCTCTCGCTCTGGCGATCCAGCAAGGTACTTGCCACCGCGTCGAAATAGTCCGCGTGCTGCTCGGCCTGATCCGACAGGCGTGCCAGCGCAAGCTGCAACTCGGGCAGGCTCGAGGTGCGCGATTGCGCTGATGCGGCCAGGCCGCCGCGCCCGGGCGGATGCTGGAAGTTGAATTCCTTGGGCGCGATGCCGGCCAGTCCCGAGACCCGCTCGCCAAGCGCGTCCAGCCGCACCATCCGGGCCTGGATCTCGCCCACGCGGGTCGCGAGCACATTGAGGTTGGCCCGCAGGTAGGCGTCGTCGCCCGGTACCCGGGCCGGCGCGGCGATGCCCGAGCGGGCCACGACCCAGGTCAGGGCCGACGACAGCAGCGCGACGACCAGGCACAGCAATGCGATGCCGGCAAGGACCTTGCCCCGCGACAGGGTGAAATGGCGAACACGCGGTAGGCGTGGGTGAAGCACGATGATCTGCATGGCGCAACTCCTTCTCATGCCTGGCCGGCGCAGGCCGGGCAGCCGCGACGCATAAGCCGCCGCACTGACGCGAACGGCACGCTAGAATGCGCGCATGCGCATGTTTACCCATTACGCCCTCCAGACGCCCGCCGCCAAGCCGCTTAACGACTGGCTGGACAAGGCTGGCCCCGTCTCGGCCCTGATGCAGACGGCACGGGAACTGGCGGTACTGGAGGCTGAGGTGCTATCGCTCCTGCCACGCGGACTGCAGGATGGCATCGCTGTAGCCGGCGTCAAGCAAGACGCCCGCGGCATCGGGCAAGGCCAGTCGGAGCGAACTTTGCTGTTGCTTGCCGCCCATGGGGCCGCAGCGGCACGCGTCCGACAAGTGGTCCCCACACTACTTTCCAGGCTACAGCAGCGGGGATCGCAGATTACCGCAATCCGGGTGAGGGTACAACCGGAGGTCGGGCGGCAGGGCGATTGGGACACCGGGCCGGTGGTGAAGCCCAAGGTGGCGCGGATGTCGGCGACCGGCTTGTCCAGCCTGACACAGTTGGCCCAGGAACTCCCCGCGTCGCCGTTGCGCGATGCGCTGAATACGCTGTTGTCGCACCATCGGTGAAGGCGTCGGCGGGCGCTGATACATGAAGCGCAAGCCTGTTCGACGCCCAAACGTGAAAAAGCCGGCCTGGAGGCCGGCTTTTACATAGGACCGTGCAGCGGCCCTGAATTCCCTTCCCGCGCTACGCGAACGCCGGTGCCAACTGCGGCAGGAACGCTAGCGGCGCATCCTCGACGCGCTCGAACGTCACCATCTCGTAGGCTTCCTGATCGGCCAGCAACGCGCGCAACAGCTGGTTGTTGAGCCCGTGCCCGGACTTGTTGGCGATATACGCGCCAATCAGCGGATGCCCGACCACGTAGAGGTCGCCAATCGCATCCAGGATCTTGTGGCGCACGAACTCGTCGCCGTAGCGCAGTTCTTCGTTGTTCAACATGCGGTGCTCGTCGAGCACGATCGCGTTGTCCAGGCTGCCGCCGCGCGCCAGGCCCATCTCGCGCAGGGCTTCCACTTCATGGGCGAAGCCGAAGGTGCGGGCACGGGCGATTTCGCGCACATAGCTGGTGTCGGCGAAGTCGATGGCGAAGGTCTGGCCGGTCTTGTCCACCGCGGGATGACGGAAATCGATGGTGAACGCCAGCTTGAAGCCAAAGAAAGGCTCCAGGCGCGCCAGCTTGTCGCCTTCGCGCACTTCCACGGCTTTCTTCACGCGGATGAAACGCTTGGGCGCCGATTGCTGCTCGATCTCGGCCGACTGCAGCAGGAAGACGAAAGACGCGGCACTGCCGTCCATGATGGGGATTTCTTCGGCGTCGACATCCACATACAGGTTGTCGATGCCAAGGCCCGCGCAGGCGGACATCAAATGCTCCACGGTCGAGACGCGTGCGCCGTCCTTCTGCAGGACCGACGCCAGGCGCGTGTCGCCAATGGCTGACGCGCTCGCGACGATTTCGACAGCTTCGGGCAGGTCGACGCGGGTGAATACGATGCCGGTATCCACCGGGGCCGGGCGCAGCGTCAGCGTCACTTTACGGCCCGAGTGCAAACCAATGCCAACGGTCTTGACCAGGGATTTGATGGTGCGCTGTTTTAGCATGACAGTCCCAGCTATTATTAAAATCTATCAAATACACTTTCTAATACAACGATTTTACCATCGCTTCGTTTGCTGCGCTGCGTCACTTTGTTTCGGTGTGTTAGCAAGAAGAAATAAATCACAATAAATGCACAAAAAATCACTTTAGTGACGTGTGCTGACACACTCGCGTATTACGCGCGCAACGCAGCCAGCACGGCTTCGGCGCTGCTGACCTTGAACTCGCCGGGCGCTTCAAGCCACAGATGGGACACCACGCCATCGTCAAGCACCATGGCATAGCGCTTGGAGCGTATGCCCATGCCGCGTGCGGTCAGGTCTTGCTCCAGGCCCAGCCGGCGGGTCCATTCGGCACTGCCGTCGGCCATCATGCGCACACGGCCGCCAGTCTGCTGCTCCCGGCCCCAGGCGCCCATGACAAAGGCGTCGTTGACCGACACACACCAGATCTCGTCCACGCCGGCGGCGCGCAGCGCGTCCGCCTGCGCGACGAAGCCCGGCACATGCTTGGCGGAACAGGTCGGCGTAAAGGCGCCGGGCAGGCCGAACACCACGATCTTGCGGCCACGCGCGAGTTCCAACGCGGAGAAGGAATTGGGCCCAAGGGCGCAACCGCCGGTTTCGACCTCAAAGAACTCATTCAGCGTGGCGTCCGGCACACGCGCTCCAATAGCGATCATGCTGTGTCTTCCTGTCTCGGTAAAAACCCTGCTTAGCATCATAGTGCGCCCGCCGCGGGTGCCCAAGGCGGTTCACCGCCCGTTACTTCGTCGGAATCCTCCGACAAGGCGGTACCCAGGCACTCACGCAGGGAACATCGGGGGGCTCGCGCCACGTGGCGCACGACGATTACATCACTTGAAGGCGGCCTTTCATGCTGCGGGCCACGCTGCTCTTGAAATAAATCCGCGCGCCGATCTTGCGATCAACGCGCGGACGACGGCACATCCCGGCCGGGAGGGGCGGGAGACCAGTCCGGGGAGGCGGCCGGAGGCACGCCTGTCCCGGCGACGGGATGCAGCCTGAGCGTCAGCGAAAGGGCAGCCAGGCAGGTTGCCGCTCAGTCCGAGACCACCGGGCGGAACACGAGCGTAGGGAGCGCTTGCGTGTTTCGCTGGTCCGGGGTCGCGGCCTGATGGCAACCGGCCGTGCCGGCACCTTGCCGAGCCAACTCAGTCCGCCTGCTTGCGCAGGAAGGCCGGGATGTCGTACGTATCCACACCCTTTTCCTGCAGCGCAGCCACGTGGGCGGACGCGGACTCGCGCGAACTGCGCCATACCGCCGGCGTGTCCAGATTGCTGTAGTCCGGCGCGCTGCTGTGGCTTACGCCAACGTTGCTGGCCATGTTGCCCATCATCTGTACCGGCATGTTGTCGGTACCGGTCTTGAGCAAGGTCATCGGCTGTTGCTTCTTGGCCGAACGGCCCAGGCCCGTCGCCACCACGGTCACGCGCAGTGCGTCGCCCATGGCGTCGTCGTACACCGTGCCAAAGATCACGGTGGCATCTTCCGCGGCGTAGCTGCGGATGGTGTTCATGACTTCCTTGGTTTCCGACAGCTTGAGCGAACGGCTGGCCGTGATGTTGACCAGCACGCCGCGTGCGCCCGACAGGTCCACGCCTTCCAGCAGCGGGCTGGCGACAGCCTGCTCGGCAGCCAGGCGGGCGCGGTCAACGCCCGACACGGTGGCCGTGCCCATCATGGCCTTGCCCTGCTCGCCCATGACCGTCTTCACGTCTTCGAAGTCGACGTTCACCAGGCCATCGACATTGATGATCTCGGCAATGCCGGCAACCGCGTTGTGCAGCACGTCGTCGGCGCACTGGAAGCACTTGTCCATCTCGGCGTCATCGCCCATCACTTCGAACAGCTTTTCGTTGAGCACAACGATCAGCGAATCGACGCAGGACTCCAGCTCGCCCGAGCCAGCTTCCGCCACCTTGGCGCGGCGCGCACCCTCGAACTCGAAGGGCTTGCTGACCACGCCCACGGTCAGGATGCCCATTTCCTTGGCAACCTGGGCCACGACCGGGGCAGCGCCGGTACCGGTGCCGCCGCCCATGCCGGCAGTGATGAAGACCATGTGCGCACCACGCAGCGAGTCGGCGATCTGCTCGCGCGCCTGATCTGCACAGTTGCGGCCGACCTCCGGCTTGGCACCGGCCCCCAGGCCGGTGTTGCCAAGCTGCAGCACGCGCGAAGCGCTGGAGCGCTTGAGCGCCTGCGCATCGGTGTTCATGCAGATAAATTCAACGCCTTGCACGCCACGGCTGATCATGTGCTGCACAGCGTTACCGCCCGCACCGCCCACGCCGATCACCTTGATGATGGTGCCGTCCTGCAATTCCGTTTCGATCATGTCAAAGTCCATCACTGCCTCCAAGAAGAATCAGCCGCCAAACGCTGCAGCCTCCCCGCCGCAACCCTTGGTTACTGAACAAGAAACCATCAAAAAACTGCGTGTTCAACGGCCTGCCCGCCGTTCGGTGGACAGCCCCGCCATTCAATCCAGTGCAATCCGATCGCCTGCAACGTTCAGAAGTTGCCGACGAACCATTCCTTCATGCGGGTCCACACCTGCTTGACCGAGCCGCTCTGCACTGCCACCTTGCGCCCGCGCATGCGCTGCACGCGGCCTTCGAGCAGTAGTCCCATTACGGTCGAATAGCGCGGACTCTTTACCACTTCGTGCAAATTTCCGCGATATTCCGGCACGCCGACCCGAACCGGCTTAAGGAAGATGTCCTCGCCCAGTTCCACCATGCCCGGCATCATCGCGGTGCCGCCGGTGATGACGACCCCCGACGACAGCAATTCTTCGTAGCCCGATTCGCGCACCACCTGGTGCACCAGCGAGTACAACTCCTCGATACGCGGCTCGATCACGGCCGCCAGCGCCTGGCGCGACAGCGAACGCGTACCGCGGTCGCCAACGCCAGGGACCTCGATCATGTCTTCCGGATCGGCGATGGCCTGCTTGGCGATGCCGTACTGGATCTTGACGTCCTCGGCATCGGGCGTGGGCGTGCGCAGCGCCATAGCGATGTCGTTGGTGATCTGGTCGCCGGCGATGGGGATCACGGCCGTATGCCGGATCGCGCCTTCGCTGAAGATGGCGATATCGGTGGTGCCGCCACCGATATCGACGAGCACCACGCCGAGCTCCTTCTCGTCCTCGGTCAGCACCGCCAGGCTGGAAGCCAGCGGCTGCAGGATCAGGTCGTGCACCTCCAGGCCGCAGCGGCGCACGCACTTGACGATGTTCTGCGCCGCGCTAACCGCGCCGGTGACGATATGCACCTTCACTTCCAGGCGAATGCCGCTCATGCCGATCGGCTCGCGCACGTCCTCCTGGCCGTCGATGATGAATTCCTGCGTGAGGATGTGCAGGATCTGCTGGTCGGTCGGGATATTGACCGCCTTGGCGGTCTCGATCACCCGGGCCACATCGGTCTGGGTGACCTCCTTGTCCTTGATCGCCACCATGCCGCTGGAATTGAAGCTGCGGATATGGCTGCCGGCAATGCCGGTAAACACCTCGGAGATCTTGCAGTCGGCCATCAGTTCAGCCTCCTCCAGCGCACGCTGGATGGACTGCACGGTGGCCTCGATATTGACCACGACCCCTTTCTTCAGACCCTTGGACTCTGACTGGCCCATCCCGATCACTTCGTAGCTGCCGTCGGGGCGCAACTCGGCCACCACCGCGGCCACTTTGGAAGTGCCGATATCGAGACCGACCAGTAGGTCCTTGTATTCCTTGCTCATCGGTTTTTCTCCGCGTTCTTGCTCTTGAGTCGCGTCGGATTGTTGTTTGGATTGGTGCTGGCGTTCGTATTCGTATTCGTATTCGTGCTCGTGCTGGAACCAGTTGCCCTCGCCTTGGCCGCAGCCGCTGCCTGCGCATCGGTCAGGAAGCGCACGTTAGCCGCGCGAATCGCAAACCCGTTGGGGTATCGCAGGTCCGCGTACTCGATCTGCTTGCCCCACTGCTCCGTGACCTGGGGCCAGGCCACCACGAACCGCTTGACGCGCTGGTCCATGGCGTCGCGCTCCTCGTCGTTCTGTTCACGGCCAAGCTCCACCACCATGCCGTTGGAAAGCTTGGCGCGCCAGGCGTAGCGGGAAGACAGCGTGACCGCCAGCGGCTCCACCTTCAGCGGCTTGAACCACTCGCGCATGACTTCGAGCTTGTCCACCACATCGCTCTCGCTGTCCGGCGGGCCATCGAGGGCGAGCAACTGGGCATCTTCCTCGGCTTCGGCCGGATTGGCGACGAAAACTTCGCCATAAGTGTTGATCAGGCGGCCACTGTCGGCATTGCCCCACGTACCGAGGGCTTCGTGCTCCTCGACCTCGACCGCCAGCCCGTTGGGCCATTCGCGCCGCACACTGGCACGGCGCACCCAGGGCACCGACTCGAAGATCTGGCGCGCCTCGTTCAGGTCGAGCGTGAAAAAGCTCCCCGACAGCTTGCCCAGGGCGTTGGCGCGCACGCTCGGCGCATTGACATGGCGCAGGGTGCCGCCTTCCATCGACACCAGCTCGACGTGGGTAATGGCAAACACCGGCCGCTGCGCCAGCCATAGCAAGCCGGCAGCGAACGCCATCATCGCCACCAGCGCATAGAGCGTGGAGGCGATCAGGTTAAGCAGGCGAGTGTTGTGCCACATGGCGTTGCGTTGTCCCGGTTCCGGTCAGTCAGGGTTCAGTGTTGGCTCGGTCTATGCTCAATCGGGCTTCCAGGCCGCGCTGGGATGCAGGTCCAGCGTGGCCGCGGCAATCACCTGCATGACGAAGTCCTCGTAGCTGATGCCCACCGCGCGCGCCGCCATCGGCACCAGCGAATGGCCGGTCATGCCGGGCGAGGTATTCATCTCGAGCAGGTAAGGCTTGTTGTCGGCGCTGAGCATCACGTCGGCACGCGCCCAGCCGCGGCAACCCAGCACGCGGAAGGATTGCACCGCCAGGCGCCGGACTTCGGCTTCCACGTCGGCCGGCAGGCCCGACGGGCACAGATACTGGGTATCGTCAGTAAAGTACTTGTTTTGATAGTCGTAGTTCGCACCGGGAGCGACGATGCGGATCACCGGCAGCGCTTCGGCGGTGGCGCCCTCCCCCACGATCGGGCAGGTCAGCTCCGCGCCGTCAATGAAGGTTTCGGCGATCACGTCGTTGTCCAGCGCCGCGGCCTTCTCGAAGGCGGCACGCATCTGGCCGGCTTCGGTCACCTTGGTCAGACCGATGGACGAGCCCTCGCGCGCCGGCTTGACGATCAGGGGCAGGCCCAGGTCGGCCACAACAGCGTCGAAATCGGTATCGGCCTGCAGCATGGCGAAGCGCGGCGTGGGCAGGCCGTGCGTGGTCCACAAGCGCTTGGTGGCCTGCTTGTCCATGGCCAGCGCAGAGGCCAGCACGCCGCTGCCGGTATAGGGCACGCCGAGCTGCTCGAGCAGGCCCTGGATGGTGCCGTCCTCGCCGTAGCGGCCGTGCAGGGCAATAAAGACGCGGTCAAAGCCAGCCGTGGCCAGCTCGGCCACCGACTGCAGGCCGGGATCGAAGGCATGGGCATCGACGCCGCGCAAGCGCAACGCCGCCAGCACGCCGTTGCCCGACAGCAGCGATATCTCGCGCTCGGCCGAGCGGCCGCCAAGCAGCACGCCAACCTTGCCCAGCGCCTTGGGATCGATATTGGGATGGGCGACGAAGCTCATGCCTGGCCCCCTGCTTGCTGAGAAACCAGTTGTCCGGGCACGATACCGATCGTGCCCGCGCCCATCGTCACCACCACATCGCCGGGACGCACGGCGTTCAGGATAGCCTGCGGCATTT comes from the Cupriavidus basilensis genome and includes:
- a CDS encoding M23 family metallopeptidase, giving the protein MQIIVLHPRLPRVRHFTLSRGKVLAGIALLCLVVALLSSALTWVVARSGIAAPARVPGDDAYLRANLNVLATRVGEIQARMVRLDALGERVSGLAGIAPKEFNFQHPPGRGGLAASAQSRTSSLPELQLALARLSDQAEQHADYFDAVASTLLDRQSESRRVPRMLPVASGYDASGFGWRFDPFTGRRTPHDGVDFSAPTGTPIVAAAGGVVVAAEWHPEYGNLIDIDHGNGLKTRYAHASKLQVKAGDLVKPGQQIALVGSTGRSTGAHLHFEVHVDGVPQNPNRFLAIAKPAPAQVAQAPDPTDRNLVR
- a CDS encoding DciA family protein, coding for MRMFTHYALQTPAAKPLNDWLDKAGPVSALMQTARELAVLEAEVLSLLPRGLQDGIAVAGVKQDARGIGQGQSERTLLLLAAHGAAAARVRQVVPTLLSRLQQRGSQITAIRVRVQPEVGRQGDWDTGPVVKPKVARMSATGLSSLTQLAQELPASPLRDALNTLLSHHR
- the lpxC gene encoding UDP-3-O-acyl-N-acetylglucosamine deacetylase, yielding MLKQRTIKSLVKTVGIGLHSGRKVTLTLRPAPVDTGIVFTRVDLPEAVEIVASASAIGDTRLASVLQKDGARVSTVEHLMSACAGLGIDNLYVDVDAEEIPIMDGSAASFVFLLQSAEIEQQSAPKRFIRVKKAVEVREGDKLARLEPFFGFKLAFTIDFRHPAVDKTGQTFAIDFADTSYVREIARARTFGFAHEVEALREMGLARGGSLDNAIVLDEHRMLNNEELRYGDEFVRHKILDAIGDLYVVGHPLIGAYIANKSGHGLNNQLLRALLADQEAYEMVTFERVEDAPLAFLPQLAPAFA
- a CDS encoding peroxiredoxin, whose product is MIAIGARVPDATLNEFFEVETGGCALGPNSFSALELARGRKIVVFGLPGAFTPTCSAKHVPGFVAQADALRAAGVDEIWCVSVNDAFVMGAWGREQQTGGRVRMMADGSAEWTRRLGLEQDLTARGMGIRSKRYAMVLDDGVVSHLWLEAPGEFKVSSAEAVLAALRA
- the ftsZ gene encoding cell division protein FtsZ, with product MDFDMIETELQDGTIIKVIGVGGAGGNAVQHMISRGVQGVEFICMNTDAQALKRSSASRVLQLGNTGLGAGAKPEVGRNCADQAREQIADSLRGAHMVFITAGMGGGTGTGAAPVVAQVAKEMGILTVGVVSKPFEFEGARRAKVAEAGSGELESCVDSLIVVLNEKLFEVMGDDAEMDKCFQCADDVLHNAVAGIAEIINVDGLVNVDFEDVKTVMGEQGKAMMGTATVSGVDRARLAAEQAVASPLLEGVDLSGARGVLVNITASRSLKLSETKEVMNTIRSYAAEDATVIFGTVYDDAMGDALRVTVVATGLGRSAKKQQPMTLLKTGTDNMPVQMMGNMASNVGVSHSSAPDYSNLDTPAVWRSSRESASAHVAALQEKGVDTYDIPAFLRKQAD
- the ftsA gene encoding cell division protein FtsA, with translation MSKEYKDLLVGLDIGTSKVAAVVAELRPDGSYEVIGMGQSESKGLKKGVVVNIEATVQSIQRALEEAELMADCKISEVFTGIAGSHIRSFNSSGMVAIKDKEVTQTDVARVIETAKAVNIPTDQQILHILTQEFIIDGQEDVREPIGMSGIRLEVKVHIVTGAVSAAQNIVKCVRRCGLEVHDLILQPLASSLAVLTEDEKELGVVLVDIGGGTTDIAIFSEGAIRHTAVIPIAGDQITNDIAMALRTPTPDAEDVKIQYGIAKQAIADPEDMIEVPGVGDRGTRSLSRQALAAVIEPRIEELYSLVHQVVRESGYEELLSSGVVITGGTAMMPGMVELGEDIFLKPVRVGVPEYRGNLHEVVKSPRYSTVMGLLLEGRVQRMRGRKVAVQSGSVKQVWTRMKEWFVGNF
- a CDS encoding cell division protein FtsQ/DivIB — protein: MWHNTRLLNLIASTLYALVAMMAFAAGLLWLAQRPVFAITHVELVSMEGGTLRHVNAPSVRANALGKLSGSFFTLDLNEARQIFESVPWVRRASVRREWPNGLAVEVEEHEALGTWGNADSGRLINTYGEVFVANPAEAEEDAQLLALDGPPDSESDVVDKLEVMREWFKPLKVEPLAVTLSSRYAWRAKLSNGMVVELGREQNDEERDAMDQRVKRFVVAWPQVTEQWGKQIEYADLRYPNGFAIRAANVRFLTDAQAAAAAKARATGSSTSTNTNTNTNASTNPNNNPTRLKSKNAEKNR
- a CDS encoding D-alanine--D-alanine ligase, which encodes MSFVAHPNIDPKALGKVGVLLGGRSAEREISLLSGNGVLAALRLRGVDAHAFDPGLQSVAELATAGFDRVFIALHGRYGEDGTIQGLLEQLGVPYTGSGVLASALAMDKQATKRLWTTHGLPTPRFAMLQADTDFDAVVADLGLPLIVKPAREGSSIGLTKVTEAGQMRAAFEKAAALDNDVIAETFIDGAELTCPIVGEGATAEALPVIRIVAPGANYDYQNKYFTDDTQYLCPSGLPADVEAEVRRLAVQSFRVLGCRGWARADVMLSADNKPYLLEMNTSPGMTGHSLVPMAARAVGISYEDFVMQVIAAATLDLHPSAAWKPD